The following nucleotide sequence is from Mycobacterium sp. Z3061.
GGGGGTGGCCACCAGCGGGTAGTAGAGGGCGGTGGAGTGCACGCCCCTGGGGCCCCACTCCGTTTCAGCGATCCGGGTGACCGAGGTCAACGCGGCCTTGGATGCGTTGTAGACCGAGAACAGCGGAGCGGCCTCGTTGAGCACACCCCAGGTGGAGACGTTGATGATGTGGCCGTCGCCGCGCTCGATCATGCCGGGCGCGAGCCCGCGCATCAGGCGCAGCGGCGCGTAGTAGTTGAGCACCATGGTGCGTTCGACGTCGTGCCAGCGTTCCAGCGATTCGGCCAGTGGCCGGCGGATGGACCGGCCGGCATTGTTGATCAGGATGTCGATGCCGCCGATGCGCTGTTCGACGTCGGCGACCAGGGCGTCGATGGCGTCCATATCGGAGCAGTCGCAGGGGATGGACATCGCCGTTCCACCCGCGGTGGTGATCCGGTGGGCCAGTTCGTCCAGCAGGTCCCGACGCCTGGCGACGACGACGACGGTGGCGCCGCGCTCGGCGAACTGTTCGGCCGCTGCCTCCCCGATGCCCGACGAGGCGCCGGTGAGCAGGACGCGCTTGCCCCGCAGGTCGATGGGTTTGATCGCCGGCCGATTGAGCAGCACCTGCGGCGTCACTGGCGGGCGCATGCTGGCCAGCACGAACTGATCGGTCAACCGGCGCAGCGGACTCTTGCTCACGGCGCGAGTCTAGGGCGGGTGTCTTTCGGCACAGCGGATGGCTACCGCCCCCCGACATCCGGTGCGCGAGAAGGTGTCAGCCGACTCCGAGCGCACGCCCGACGGTGGTGTTCCACGATTCCTGCATCTCCGACTCGAACAGGCCCCACGTATGGGAGCCCTCGGGCCGGACGACGTAGGTGATGGGCAGCCCGCCTGCCGCCGCCGCGTCGGCGAATGCCTTGGTGTTGGACGCGACGATGCCCTCGATGAGTCCACCGGCGAAGTTGTTGCCGAAACCGTCCGGCAGGCGGTCGACCGCGCCCTGCCCGCCGCCGGACGCGGCGGCGTAGACGGCGACTCCTCGCAGCTTACCGATGTTCTTCGACGGGTCATGAGCCACCCACAGCGGTCCGCCGAGCGGCCCCCACATCGCCTCGGCACTGGCACCGCCACCCGAAAGGGTCAGCGCGACTTGCTGAGGGCTGTCTGACGGTGCAGGGAGCCCGCTGTACGAGGCGACGGCCTGGAAAACGCCGGGCGCCTGCACGGCGTAGTCGATCGCCGTTCCCCCGGTGCTGGACAGTCCGCCGACGGCGTTTCGGCCGTTGGTGTGGTACATCGAGTTGATCAGCGGCGGGAGCTCCCGCGTCATGTAGGTCTGGTACTGCTTGCCCGGATCGCCGACCCAATCGGTCCACCAGCTGAACTGTCCGCCGAGCGGCGAGACGACGTTGACGTTCTTGTTGGCGAAGAAGCCCGGGATGTCGGTCATCCCGAACCAGCTCTTGGCTCCTGGTCCGAAGCTCGCGCCGGGATCGAGGTTGTCGCCGCCATCGATGCCAGGCAGCAGATAGAACGTCGGCGCCCCGGCTTGAGGCGCGACAAAGACGTCGTTGACGATGACCTTGTCCATCGCGGGGGAGTACACAGACACCTTGTCCCAGCGGTCGGTGACGTGCTGTACGTCGGTTATGTGTGCGCCCTGCGCCGGGTCCGCCACGGCATGCGGAATGGCCAGATACGAGGTCAGCGACAACAGGAAAGCGAGTGTCACTCGCGCTCGGCTCATAATCACCGCGTGATTATGGCCCGTAACCGGTCTCATGAAAAGCAGAATCGTTCAACCTGATGACGGCGTTGCCGGGGACCATTTCCCGCGCTTTTCGGCTTTCTGAGCTTCGTATTTTGGATTCAAAATGCGGCCGTGTTGAACTTCAGAAGTACCGCGGGAAAGGGCTCCAGTCCGGCGGCCGCTTCTCCAGGAACGCGTCGCGTCCCTCGACGGCCTCGTCGGTCATGTACGCCAACCGGGTGGCCTCCCCGGCGAACAACTGCTGACCCACCAGGCCGTCGTCGAGCAGGTTGAAGGCGAACTTCAGCATCCGTTGTGCCTGAGGCGATTTCGCGTTGATCTCCGCGGCCCACTGCACGGCCACCGCTTCCAGATCGGCGTGGTCGACGACCTCGTTGACCGCACCCATGTGGTGCATCTGCTCCGCGGTGTACGTGCGGCCCAGGAAGAAGATCTCGCGCGCGAACTTCTGGCCTACCTGGCGGGCCAGGTAGGCGCTGCCGTACCCGCCGTCGAAGCTGCCGACGTCGGCGTCGGTCTGCTTGAAGCGCGCGTGTTCGCGACTGGCCAGGGTGAGGTCGCAGACGACGTGCAGGCTGTGCCCGCCTCCGGCCGCCCATCCGTTGACCAGGCAGATCACCACCTTCGGCATGAACCGGATCAGCCGCTGCACCTCGAGGATGTGCAGCCTGCCGGCGCGTGCGGCGTCCACGGTGTCCGCCGTTTCGCCGCTGGCGTACTGGTAGCCGCTACGCCCGCGGATGCGCTGGTCGCCGCCGGAACAGAACGCCCAGCCGCCGTCCTTGGGTGAGGGCCCGTTGCCGGTCAATAACACCACTCCCACGTCCGGCGACATCCGCGCGTGGTCGAGCACCCGGTACAGCTCGTCGACGGTGTGCGGACGGAACGCGTTACGTACCTCAGGGCGGTTGAACGCCACCCGCACCGTCGCGTCGCTCACATGTCGGTGGTACGTGATGTCGGTCAGATCGTCGAAGCCGTCGACGGGTTGCCAATGAGTCTTGTCAAAGGGGTTGTCACTCAAGGCTCTTGGACTCCATCCTGGTCGATTGTGCGCTCGCCGCAACTGATCGTCTGGGCAGTCGTCACCGCGGGGTCCTGCGCGGACGTGGCCGTCAGGGTATCGGACGCGCCGGTAGCGGCCCGCAGCCCGTTCAGGTCGATCTCGGTGCGCCGCACGGTCCACTGACCGCCACTGCCCAGCGCCTGCAGTGCGACGAGATGACGTTCGCCTCCGGTCTCGCTACAGCCGACGCCGGTGCCGTTGCCCGCCAGGTTCTCCAGATCGAAGGCGAACGGTCTGCCGTAGTGGCTATCTACGACATTTTGCAACCGGCAGTCGGCGAAGGCGTACAGCGGCGCGCTGCGGCCCACGCTGGCAATCACCTGATGGCCGTCCTGGACCTCGATTGCCAAGGCGCGCAGTGGTATTGGGCTGGCCGACACAACCGGAACGTCGCTGTTCGCCCCGCTGGCGGTGGCGATGCCGACGGCGCGGGTCATGGCACCGTCCGGGCTCTGCCATTTGCCCACCCACAAGGTGTCGGGCAGGCCGTCCCCGTCGACGTCGCTGATCTGCCGGGTGGCGGCACCGGGTGGCACCGGGGCGCCGCCGGGCGGGCATCCTGCAGCAGCGGTCGCTCGCGGCACCGCCACCAGACAAGCCGCAACCGCGACGGCGATAAGCAACCGCAGCATCATGCGCCGAAACGGAAAACCGCACAGCGCCCGGCGAGTGCTTCGAACTCTTCGGGGCGCCCGTCCTGGACGAGGCCAGAACGCTTCATGAAGCCGACACCGGTCGGCACTTCGGTGGGGAATGCCCGCAGGACCGGCCTGGCCTCCGTGGCCGAGAGTTCCACCATCC
It contains:
- a CDS encoding SDR family oxidoreductase; amino-acid sequence: MSKSPLRRLTDQFVLASMRPPVTPQVLLNRPAIKPIDLRGKRVLLTGASSGIGEAAAEQFAERGATVVVVARRRDLLDELAHRITTAGGTAMSIPCDCSDMDAIDALVADVEQRIGGIDILINNAGRSIRRPLAESLERWHDVERTMVLNYYAPLRLMRGLAPGMIERGDGHIINVSTWGVLNEAAPLFSVYNASKAALTSVTRIAETEWGPRGVHSTALYYPLVATPMIAPTKAYDGMPALTSEEAGEWMITAARTRPVQIAPRMAIAAKALNTVGPRWVNTLMQARNNHQG
- a CDS encoding 1,4-dihydroxy-2-naphthoyl-CoA synthase, producing MSDNPFDKTHWQPVDGFDDLTDITYHRHVSDATVRVAFNRPEVRNAFRPHTVDELYRVLDHARMSPDVGVVLLTGNGPSPKDGGWAFCSGGDQRIRGRSGYQYASGETADTVDAARAGRLHILEVQRLIRFMPKVVICLVNGWAAGGGHSLHVVCDLTLASREHARFKQTDADVGSFDGGYGSAYLARQVGQKFAREIFFLGRTYTAEQMHHMGAVNEVVDHADLEAVAVQWAAEINAKSPQAQRMLKFAFNLLDDGLVGQQLFAGEATRLAYMTDEAVEGRDAFLEKRPPDWSPFPRYF
- a CDS encoding alpha/beta hydrolase-fold protein; the protein is MTLAFLLSLTSYLAIPHAVADPAQGAHITDVQHVTDRWDKVSVYSPAMDKVIVNDVFVAPQAGAPTFYLLPGIDGGDNLDPGASFGPGAKSWFGMTDIPGFFANKNVNVVSPLGGQFSWWTDWVGDPGKQYQTYMTRELPPLINSMYHTNGRNAVGGLSSTGGTAIDYAVQAPGVFQAVASYSGLPAPSDSPQQVALTLSGGGASAEAMWGPLGGPLWVAHDPSKNIGKLRGVAVYAAASGGGQGAVDRLPDGFGNNFAGGLIEGIVASNTKAFADAAAAGGLPITYVVRPEGSHTWGLFESEMQESWNTTVGRALGVG